In one window of Frigoriglobus tundricola DNA:
- the tnpA gene encoding IS66 family insertion sequence element accessory protein TnpA → MPDSSVRSRSGASANRKWVECLERFAASNQTVAAFCTTEGVSLSNFYLWRRRLAQPAPPPVVVPMRVAPLPTPATPIELALPSGTVVRFTIRVSPRLHVRSGHRVIHRNRPGASGNLFSWEALA, encoded by the coding sequence ATGCCCGACTCGTCCGTTCGCTCCCGTTCTGGCGCGAGCGCCAACCGGAAATGGGTTGAATGCCTCGAACGCTTTGCGGCCAGCAATCAGACTGTCGCCGCGTTCTGCACCACTGAAGGCGTTTCCCTGTCCAACTTCTACTTGTGGCGGCGACGCCTCGCCCAACCCGCTCCGCCGCCGGTCGTCGTGCCCATGCGCGTCGCACCACTTCCGACGCCCGCGACACCGATCGAACTGGCTCTGCCGTCCGGAACCGTCGTCCGGTTCACCATTCGAGTGTCTCCGCGATTACACGTCCGGTCTGGTCACCGAGTTATTCATCGGAACCGGCCCGGCGCGTCGGGAAATTTGTTTTCTTGGGAAGCGCTCGCGTGA
- the tnpC gene encoding IS66 family transposase translates to MAEPACPGCRDLLQRVAELEAQVAELTRRLDEAVRAGKRQAAPFRKGPPKPDPKTPGRKSGDAHGKHGRRPPPPHDQVAECHEAHLPDSCPHCRGRLVETGTAEQFQTEIPRTPLLRKFRVHIGHCESCGKRTQGRHPLQTSDALGAAASQIGPDAQAAAAVLHTQMGLSHGKVASVFRTLFGITLTRGASAQIDLRTASRLEPDYQLILDEVRSSEQIAADETGWRIGGHPAWLHAWVGDRATAYGIDSQRSAAVLERVIGADWSGILSHDGFASYDRFEAAIHQQCLAHVLRRARELLERATRGAVRFPRQVIALLTEAIHWRNGYVPGTWTDDQLDAHRGQFDDRLLELVTRPRAVPEYATLARHLWNHFEQWFAFVFDPRIEPTNWKAEQAIRPAVVNRKVWGGNRTVTGARAQGVLMSVFETCRRQTLSVVDHVSRTLRWFGNRLLPRPLLLG, encoded by the coding sequence ATGGCCGAACCCGCGTGTCCTGGCTGTCGGGATCTCCTCCAGCGTGTCGCCGAACTCGAAGCCCAGGTCGCCGAGTTGACCCGGCGGCTCGACGAGGCAGTGCGCGCCGGCAAGCGACAGGCCGCCCCGTTCCGCAAGGGTCCGCCCAAGCCCGACCCGAAGACACCCGGTCGCAAGTCGGGCGACGCCCACGGCAAGCACGGGCGCCGCCCGCCCCCGCCTCACGATCAGGTTGCGGAGTGCCACGAGGCGCACCTCCCCGACTCCTGTCCGCACTGCCGGGGCCGGCTGGTCGAGACCGGCACGGCGGAGCAGTTCCAGACCGAGATCCCACGCACCCCGCTGCTCCGCAAGTTCCGCGTCCACATCGGTCACTGCGAGTCGTGCGGGAAGCGGACCCAGGGCCGGCATCCGCTCCAGACGTCCGACGCCCTTGGCGCGGCTGCCAGCCAGATCGGCCCTGACGCCCAGGCCGCGGCCGCGGTCCTGCACACCCAGATGGGCCTGTCGCACGGCAAGGTCGCGTCGGTGTTCCGGACCCTGTTCGGCATCACCCTGACCCGCGGGGCCAGCGCCCAGATCGACCTCCGCACAGCGTCGCGACTGGAACCCGACTACCAACTGATCCTCGACGAGGTGCGGTCGTCCGAGCAGATCGCGGCCGACGAGACGGGGTGGCGGATCGGAGGGCATCCCGCCTGGCTCCATGCGTGGGTCGGTGACCGGGCCACCGCCTACGGTATCGACTCCCAACGCAGTGCCGCCGTCCTGGAGCGGGTGATCGGGGCGGACTGGTCCGGCATCCTGAGCCACGACGGGTTCGCCTCGTACGACCGGTTCGAGGCGGCGATCCACCAGCAGTGCCTGGCCCACGTGCTCCGCCGCGCGCGGGAGTTGCTGGAGCGCGCCACCCGCGGGGCCGTGCGGTTCCCACGGCAGGTGATTGCGCTGCTCACCGAGGCGATCCACTGGCGGAACGGGTATGTGCCGGGGACGTGGACCGACGACCAACTCGACGCGCACCGGGGGCAGTTCGACGACCGCCTGCTGGAGTTGGTGACGCGACCGCGGGCGGTGCCGGAGTACGCGACCCTGGCGAGGCACCTGTGGAACCACTTCGAGCAGTGGTTCGCGTTCGTGTTCGACCCGCGGATCGAGCCGACGAACTGGAAGGCCGAGCAGGCGATCCGCCCGGCGGTGGTAAATCGGAAGGTGTGGGGCGGCAACCGGACCGTCACGGGCGCGCGAGCGCAGGGCGTGTTGATGTCCGTGTTCGAGACGTGCCGCCGCCAGACGCTCTCGGTCGTGGATCACGTCAGCCGGACGTTGCGCTGGTTCGGTAACCGGCTCCTGCCGCGCCCGCTGCTGTTAGGGTGA
- a CDS encoding TIGR02996 domain-containing protein, with amino-acid sequence MLHTHDDFLNAIAAQPADRTLRLVYADWLDERADPRGELIRVEEQMRQLPVFADRFWELKLRRNELRTHAGAEWCGQMRYGTECEPVFRHGIPDGWRERWRLIREFTERWHRIPMPDVGGRWAEIIEAEVRLGRRVPPSVREWIAFRHDVPVDTTDSYSFGVLD; translated from the coding sequence ATGCTCCACACACACGACGACTTCCTGAACGCCATCGCCGCCCAGCCCGCCGACCGCACCCTGCGCCTCGTTTACGCCGACTGGCTCGACGAACGCGCCGATCCTCGTGGCGAACTCATTCGCGTCGAAGAACAGATGCGGCAACTGCCCGTCTTCGCCGACCGCTTCTGGGAGCTGAAACTTCGACGCAACGAACTCCGCACGCATGCTGGCGCGGAGTGGTGCGGGCAGATGCGGTACGGGACCGAGTGCGAGCCGGTGTTCCGCCACGGCATCCCCGACGGCTGGCGCGAGCGCTGGCGGCTGATCCGCGAGTTCACCGAGCGCTGGCACCGCATCCCCATGCCCGACGTCGGCGGCCGATGGGCCGAAATCATCGAAGCGGAAGTGCGATTGGGAAGGAGGGTACCGCCGTCAGTGCGCGAGTGGATCGCGTTCCGACATGACGTGCCGGTTGACACAACTGATAGCTACTCTTTCGGGGTACTTGATTAG
- the fhcD gene encoding formylmethanofuran--tetrahydromethanopterin N-formyltransferase, with protein sequence MAATIDDTYAEAFRSIYASVLITARDPYWLDRAVNASTGNASSTILCDCEAGLDRYVPESETPDGRPGAIVQFHVPRFHKDRESRLERSVLVRVAQNVLTCPTATAFNVLDASGSWFASTQPPKPGGKWFPLGRKLAYFGDGHQFKADRFGRRCWVVPILSGEFVCERRCGFADGLMGGNLWFFGATADAALDAATRAAAAASEVPGVILPFPGGVASSGSKAGSKYKFSIASTYAEYCPTLRGKEGVASRLPQGVTSVQEIIINGADLPTIVKATQAAIAASKDVPDLLTISAGNYGGRLGKSFVYLHPEKQPA encoded by the coding sequence ATGGCGGCTACGATCGATGACACCTACGCAGAAGCGTTTCGCAGCATTTACGCCAGCGTCCTGATCACGGCCCGCGACCCGTACTGGCTCGATCGCGCCGTGAACGCGAGTACGGGCAACGCGAGCAGTACGATTCTCTGCGACTGCGAAGCCGGCCTCGACCGTTACGTACCCGAGAGTGAAACGCCGGACGGCCGCCCCGGCGCGATCGTGCAGTTCCACGTTCCGCGGTTCCACAAGGACCGTGAATCGCGGCTCGAACGCTCGGTTCTGGTGCGTGTCGCACAGAACGTGCTAACGTGCCCGACGGCGACGGCGTTCAATGTGTTGGACGCGAGCGGGAGCTGGTTCGCCAGCACCCAGCCGCCGAAGCCGGGCGGAAAGTGGTTCCCGCTCGGCCGCAAGCTGGCGTACTTCGGTGACGGGCACCAGTTCAAGGCGGACCGGTTCGGGCGGCGGTGCTGGGTGGTGCCGATCCTGAGCGGCGAGTTCGTGTGCGAGCGCCGCTGCGGCTTCGCCGACGGTCTGATGGGCGGCAACCTGTGGTTCTTCGGCGCGACCGCCGACGCGGCCCTCGATGCCGCGACCCGAGCCGCGGCCGCCGCGAGCGAAGTACCCGGCGTGATCCTGCCCTTCCCCGGCGGCGTGGCGTCGAGCGGCAGCAAGGCCGGGAGCAAATACAAGTTCTCGATCGCGAGTACCTATGCGGAGTACTGCCCGACGCTCCGCGGGAAGGAGGGCGTCGCGTCGCGCTTGCCGCAGGGCGTGACGAGCGTGCAGGAAATCATCATCAACGGCGCGGACCTGCCGACCATCGTAAAGGCCACACAAGCGGCGATTGCCGCATCCAAGGACGTGCCGGATTTGCTGACGATCTCCGCGGGCAACTACGGCGGGCGGTTGGGGAAGAGCTTCGTGTATCTGCACCCGGAAAAGCAGCCGGCGTAG
- a CDS encoding heavy-metal-associated domain-containing protein, which produces MMVHRYTTDLHCGACVARVRPLLDAAPDVARWSADTDGPQAVLTVEGDGITAERVGTLIRPAGYHVLGEVREAVPVPAAEKPTSYFPLFLVLLYLMGTVAAVEIAGGRFDAMRAMGHFMAGFFLVFSFFKLLDVRAFADAYGSYDVVAAKWPLYGYLYPFIELGLGVAYLTHAAPLVTNSVTLLVMGVSAVGVVKALVAKRKIRCACLGTVFNLPMSRVTLIEDGLMIVMAAAMLVGML; this is translated from the coding sequence ATGATGGTTCACCGATATACGACCGATTTGCACTGCGGGGCGTGCGTGGCCCGTGTCCGCCCCCTGCTCGATGCCGCACCCGATGTGGCGCGCTGGTCGGCCGACACCGACGGCCCGCAGGCCGTGTTGACCGTGGAAGGCGACGGGATCACCGCGGAACGTGTGGGCACGCTGATCCGCCCGGCGGGCTACCACGTGCTCGGCGAGGTCCGCGAGGCCGTGCCCGTACCGGCAGCGGAAAAGCCCACGTCTTACTTCCCGCTATTTCTCGTTCTCCTTTACCTGATGGGCACCGTGGCCGCAGTGGAGATCGCGGGCGGCCGGTTCGACGCGATGCGCGCGATGGGCCACTTCATGGCCGGGTTCTTCCTGGTGTTTTCGTTCTTCAAGCTCCTCGACGTCCGGGCGTTCGCGGACGCCTACGGTTCCTACGACGTCGTGGCCGCGAAGTGGCCGCTGTACGGGTATCTGTACCCGTTCATCGAACTCGGTTTGGGCGTCGCGTACCTGACGCACGCCGCTCCGCTCGTAACGAACTCCGTCACGCTTCTGGTGATGGGTGTGAGTGCGGTGGGTGTGGTGAAGGCGCTCGTCGCGAAGCGAAAGATCCGGTGCGCCTGCCTGGGGACCGTGTTCAACTTGCCGATGTCGCGGGTGACGCTGATTGAAGACGGGCTGATGATCGTGATGGCGGCGGCGATGCTCGTCGGGATGCTGTAA
- a CDS encoding SirB1 family protein, with product MKLSSALATFAADPHAQLDLARVALLIAHDAYGQMNPRTYLRIIDRLADQLRPRMTGSLAARTAELSTFLFEECGFAGNTEHYYDPRNSYLNKVIDRQVGLPIALSVLSAAVGTRAGLNVVGVGLPGHFIAKAVEGTEAVLFDPFNGGQFLDPDACEALVGGVTGRPFEATPEALEATAPGLIVARMLQNLKTAYLADRSYSRAARVTYRLAQLVPNDPSQRRDLGVLLVQAERPGLAIDHLRHYLNAEPNAEDARDVQKFLSKALTEVSRWN from the coding sequence ATGAAGCTCAGTTCTGCACTGGCGACCTTCGCCGCCGACCCCCACGCACAACTCGATCTGGCCCGCGTCGCGCTCCTCATTGCTCACGACGCGTACGGCCAGATGAACCCGCGCACCTACCTGCGCATCATCGATCGCCTCGCGGACCAGCTCCGCCCGCGGATGACCGGGTCGCTCGCGGCCCGCACCGCGGAACTGTCCACGTTTCTCTTTGAAGAGTGCGGCTTCGCCGGTAACACCGAACACTATTACGACCCGCGGAACAGCTACCTGAACAAGGTGATCGACCGGCAGGTCGGGCTGCCGATCGCGCTGTCGGTGCTGTCGGCCGCGGTGGGCACGCGGGCCGGCCTGAACGTGGTGGGCGTCGGGCTGCCGGGCCACTTCATCGCGAAAGCCGTGGAGGGGACCGAGGCGGTCCTGTTCGACCCGTTCAACGGCGGGCAGTTCCTCGACCCCGACGCGTGCGAGGCGCTCGTCGGGGGCGTCACCGGGCGGCCGTTCGAGGCCACGCCCGAAGCGCTCGAAGCCACCGCGCCGGGCCTGATCGTCGCGCGGATGTTGCAGAACCTGAAGACCGCGTACCTCGCCGACCGGTCGTACAGTCGCGCGGCGCGGGTGACGTACCGGCTGGCGCAACTGGTCCCGAACGACCCGTCCCAGCGCCGCGACCTCGGCGTGCTGCTGGTGCAGGCCGAGCGCCCCGGCCTCGCCATCGACCACCTCCGGCACTACCTGAACGCGGAACCGAACGCCGAGGACGCCCGCGACGTGCAGAAGTTCCTGTCCAAAGCACTCACCGAAGTGTCGCGCTGGAATTAG
- a CDS encoding RNA polymerase sigma factor: MSRSVAALARIAAPRSAPASDALLLRAFITAQTEDAFAELVRRHGPMVLAVCRRVLSDDHDAEDAFQAAFLVLARKAGTLQGENVAGWLYGVAVRTARGVRVMRDRRRKHERASRGRQSTEPAMTADFDTARIIDEELAKLPEHLRDAVVLCELRGLPRQRAAAELGVPEGTLSSRLAAAKRKLAARLAARGLAGARR; this comes from the coding sequence ATGTCGCGTTCCGTCGCCGCGCTCGCCCGCATCGCCGCGCCCCGCAGCGCTCCCGCGTCCGATGCGCTCCTGCTCCGCGCTTTCATCACGGCACAAACAGAAGACGCCTTCGCCGAACTGGTCCGCCGACACGGGCCGATGGTGCTAGCGGTGTGTCGCCGGGTGCTGTCCGACGACCACGACGCGGAGGACGCGTTCCAGGCGGCGTTCCTGGTGCTCGCCCGGAAAGCCGGCACGCTCCAGGGGGAGAACGTCGCCGGATGGCTGTACGGCGTGGCCGTGCGGACGGCGCGCGGGGTGCGGGTCATGCGCGACCGGCGGCGCAAGCACGAGCGAGCGAGCCGCGGGCGCCAGTCCACTGAGCCCGCGATGACCGCGGACTTCGACACCGCTCGCATCATCGATGAGGAACTGGCGAAGCTGCCCGAGCACCTGCGGGACGCGGTCGTGCTGTGCGAACTCCGTGGGCTGCCCCGGCAGCGGGCCGCGGCGGAACTCGGCGTGCCCGAAGGTACGCTCTCCAGCCGCTTGGCCGCGGCGAAGCGGAAACTGGCCGCGCGGCTCGCCGCGCGCGGACTGGCGGGGGCGCGGCGCTGA
- a CDS encoding HEAT repeat domain-containing protein encodes MRGAAGSVATGAAAAVVKGMLFDQLRVALLTTSLCLTVVCCGLAMTGAPDTPPEKAAAPAADDPVAALVKLLGSADFAEREAAAKDLRELGIRAESALRTGLRSEDPEVRARATQLLAVIRKDALGTLVKTFDPAGEGEPDHPIWKRFKSIAGSDAPARRLFAEIIRDPRRLQVLDRAEADPDKTGDLYEQYVRQMRERVHSGMNRVNTFYLDHKRGARLWYGIGPDPDDPTPKPADAAVGFYLGTFPATAKALLHAQWEQCSPHLNGEETFLFYNAFSQGLDLHLPHRSTPADATTAPAFRRLFVAWLAGRRNPGSIAMGLAHAREIAEVLPTARAVAADFKNPVKLRIEAVPILGLYGEAKDERLIAALLEAETLIGQNNYGPAQKEAKMQARDLALATLLVMRGQDPAAFGFPGLEFHRVGPLETTLRSATYLGFYDDDSRRATHKKARAWLAEQKK; translated from the coding sequence GTGCGCGGGGCCGCCGGGAGCGTGGCGACGGGCGCGGCTGCGGCGGTGGTGAAGGGGATGCTGTTCGATCAACTCCGGGTCGCCCTTCTCACGACTTCGCTGTGCCTGACGGTAGTCTGCTGCGGGCTGGCGATGACCGGGGCGCCCGACACGCCGCCGGAGAAGGCCGCCGCGCCCGCCGCCGATGATCCGGTTGCGGCTTTGGTGAAACTACTCGGTAGCGCCGACTTCGCCGAGCGCGAGGCGGCCGCGAAGGATCTGAGGGAGCTGGGCATAAGGGCCGAGTCGGCGCTGAGAACCGGGCTGAGGTCCGAAGACCCGGAAGTTCGCGCTCGCGCGACACAGCTTCTGGCGGTCATACGGAAGGACGCGCTTGGCACGCTCGTGAAGACCTTCGATCCGGCCGGCGAGGGTGAACCGGATCACCCCATCTGGAAGCGCTTCAAGTCGATCGCCGGCTCGGACGCCCCAGCCCGCCGCCTGTTCGCGGAGATCATTCGCGATCCCCGGCGCCTCCAAGTACTCGATCGCGCCGAAGCCGATCCCGATAAGACGGGCGACCTGTACGAACAGTACGTCAGGCAAATGAGGGAACGCGTCCATAGCGGGATGAACCGCGTCAACACCTTTTATCTCGACCACAAGCGCGGCGCCCGGTTGTGGTACGGTATCGGCCCGGACCCGGACGACCCGACGCCCAAACCCGCCGATGCCGCGGTCGGGTTCTACCTCGGAACGTTTCCCGCCACGGCGAAGGCACTCCTCCACGCGCAATGGGAACAGTGTTCCCCGCACCTAAACGGCGAAGAAACGTTTCTGTTTTACAACGCGTTTTCCCAGGGTTTGGACCTCCACCTTCCGCATCGCAGCACCCCCGCAGACGCCACCACCGCGCCGGCGTTCCGCCGGCTGTTCGTCGCGTGGTTGGCCGGGCGCCGGAACCCCGGCTCGATTGCGATGGGGTTGGCCCACGCGCGGGAAATCGCGGAGGTGCTACCGACCGCGCGGGCGGTTGCCGCCGACTTCAAGAACCCCGTAAAGCTGCGGATCGAGGCCGTTCCGATCCTGGGGCTGTACGGTGAGGCGAAAGACGAGCGGCTCATTGCCGCGCTTCTGGAGGCCGAAACCCTAATCGGTCAAAACAACTACGGCCCCGCGCAGAAGGAGGCGAAGATGCAGGCGCGAGACCTGGCGCTCGCCACGCTCCTCGTGATGCGAGGCCAAGACCCGGCGGCCTTCGGTTTCCCCGGACTCGAATTTCACAGAGTCGGGCCGCTCGAAACGACCCTTCGCAGTGCGACCTATTTGGGCTTTTACGACGACGACTCGCGGCGAGCCACGCACAAGAAAGCCCGTGCGTGGCTCGCCGAACAGAAGAAGTAG
- the hisG gene encoding ATP phosphoribosyltransferase, producing the protein MDNVLKLGLPAGSLQEATADLFRKAGYKITFPTRSYYPTIDDPELHCTLIRAQEMGRYVADGSLDCGLTGHDWIVESDAHVVELAELVFSKVSRRPVRWVLAVPNDSPIQGPKDLQGKRIATEVVNITRKWLAGHGVTANVEFSWGATEVKPPRLADAIVEVTETGSSLRANNLRIVCDLLTSTTRFVAHPAAAADPRKRQKMDDLVLMLKGAMAAEGKVGLMMNVRKADLTRVLAQLPALKNPTIASLADEAWVAVNTVIDEDTVRHIIPQLKAAGASGIVEYPLTKIID; encoded by the coding sequence ATGGACAACGTGTTGAAGCTCGGCCTCCCGGCCGGGTCGCTCCAGGAGGCGACCGCCGACCTCTTCCGCAAGGCCGGGTACAAGATCACCTTCCCCACCCGCAGCTATTACCCGACCATCGACGACCCGGAGCTGCACTGCACCCTGATCCGCGCGCAGGAGATGGGCCGGTACGTCGCCGACGGCTCGCTCGACTGCGGGCTGACCGGCCACGACTGGATCGTGGAGAGCGACGCGCACGTGGTCGAACTGGCCGAGCTGGTCTTCAGCAAGGTGAGCCGCCGGCCGGTGCGGTGGGTGCTGGCCGTGCCGAACGACTCGCCGATCCAGGGGCCGAAGGACCTCCAGGGGAAGCGCATCGCGACGGAGGTGGTGAACATCACCCGGAAGTGGCTGGCGGGCCACGGGGTCACGGCGAACGTCGAGTTCAGTTGGGGCGCGACCGAGGTGAAGCCGCCCCGGCTCGCCGACGCCATCGTGGAGGTGACCGAGACCGGCAGCTCGCTCCGGGCCAACAACTTGCGGATCGTCTGCGACCTGCTGACGAGTACGACCCGGTTCGTCGCCCACCCGGCCGCGGCCGCCGACCCGCGGAAGCGCCAGAAGATGGACGATCTGGTGCTGATGCTGAAGGGCGCGATGGCCGCCGAGGGCAAAGTGGGGCTGATGATGAACGTGCGGAAGGCGGACCTGACCCGCGTGCTCGCCCAGCTCCCCGCGCTCAAGAACCCGACCATCGCGTCCCTGGCCGACGAGGCGTGGGTCGCCGTGAACACCGTCATCGATGAGGACACGGTGCGGCACATCATCCCGCAGCTCAAGGCCGCCGGGGCCAGCGGCATCGTCGAGTACCCGCTCACCAAGATCATCGACTGA
- a CDS encoding BBP7 family outer membrane beta-barrel protein — MRKGLLGSIAALTAGAGAAWGQPQVDPVVTPGAPSALPGLAAPGSAPPPPDRVPAFGGFSGSAIPGNQGYAPPPAILPPGNFGPPSDPLGLGPVGGFGPPPGPMYPMPGPYAQQSYQPNPPAPDLSSGGFGSAPRWWFEGDYLLWFNRGQHVNAPLVTTSAQSDGGLPGAASTLVLSGNHTLGYNGISGMRFTAGFFGDDDRRFGFQMTGFILETRANVQQFGSLDNNAGIPVLARPFVDTNGQQSSVVLSGPSMGAGMVKVATTSQTWGVEPEGVWNIFRAEPGKKTLFSIDLIAGYRFIQVKEGLSVSSATELSSGNQIPTFTTGPFGIITQTGTTLGSSTANVGGVTVGGPAIIQVVDSFNTTNQFNGFVTGLKADARYGIFTASGFAKIAIGDMHERVQVFGGTSITSQPNPAAAAVSTNPIAFSGLNGGAYGGVLANASNIGTYSYDRFTYIPEVGLNLGIAVTRGLTCYIGGNFMYFPDVIRPGGVITTASSSAALPFSSNYGASGAARAPDIKFNQEHYWLGGVNIGLTYRY; from the coding sequence ATGCGAAAGGGATTACTGGGATCGATCGCGGCCCTGACGGCCGGGGCCGGTGCGGCTTGGGGGCAACCACAAGTTGACCCGGTCGTGACACCGGGCGCACCGTCCGCCTTGCCGGGGCTTGCCGCGCCGGGGAGCGCACCGCCGCCGCCGGACCGCGTGCCGGCTTTCGGTGGGTTTTCGGGGAGCGCCATCCCCGGGAACCAGGGGTACGCCCCGCCGCCGGCGATCCTGCCGCCGGGGAACTTTGGGCCGCCGAGCGACCCGCTCGGGCTGGGTCCGGTGGGCGGGTTCGGACCGCCCCCGGGGCCGATGTACCCGATGCCCGGGCCGTACGCCCAACAGTCGTACCAGCCGAACCCGCCGGCGCCCGATCTGAGTTCCGGGGGCTTCGGGTCCGCCCCGCGGTGGTGGTTCGAGGGCGACTACCTGCTGTGGTTCAACCGCGGGCAGCACGTCAACGCCCCGCTCGTGACGACCAGCGCCCAGAGCGACGGCGGCCTCCCGGGCGCCGCGAGCACCCTGGTGCTCTCGGGGAATCACACCCTGGGGTACAACGGCATCAGCGGGATGCGGTTCACCGCCGGCTTCTTCGGCGACGACGACCGCCGGTTCGGGTTCCAAATGACCGGGTTCATCCTCGAGACCCGGGCGAACGTTCAGCAGTTCGGGAGCCTCGACAACAACGCCGGCATCCCGGTCCTGGCGCGTCCGTTCGTCGACACGAACGGGCAGCAGAGTTCCGTCGTGCTGTCCGGCCCGTCCATGGGCGCGGGGATGGTTAAGGTGGCCACCACCTCCCAAACCTGGGGCGTGGAACCCGAGGGCGTGTGGAACATCTTTCGCGCCGAGCCGGGCAAAAAGACCCTCTTCTCGATCGACCTGATCGCCGGCTACCGGTTCATCCAGGTCAAGGAAGGGCTGTCCGTCTCGAGCGCCACCGAGCTGAGCTCCGGGAACCAGATCCCGACGTTCACCACCGGCCCGTTCGGGATCATTACCCAAACGGGAACCACTCTCGGCTCCAGCACCGCGAACGTCGGTGGGGTCACGGTCGGCGGCCCGGCGATCATCCAGGTCGTGGACAGTTTTAACACCACCAACCAGTTCAACGGGTTCGTCACGGGGCTGAAGGCCGACGCCCGGTACGGGATCTTCACCGCCAGCGGGTTCGCCAAGATCGCGATCGGCGACATGCACGAGCGGGTGCAGGTGTTCGGCGGCACCTCGATCACGAGTCAGCCCAACCCCGCGGCGGCCGCGGTCTCAACGAACCCGATCGCGTTCAGCGGGCTGAACGGCGGGGCGTACGGCGGGGTGCTCGCCAACGCGAGCAACATCGGGACGTACAGCTACGACCGGTTCACGTACATCCCGGAGGTCGGCCTGAACCTCGGTATCGCGGTGACCCGCGGGCTGACCTGCTACATCGGCGGCAACTTTATGTACTTCCCCGACGTGATCCGGCCGGGCGGCGTCATCACCACGGCGTCGAGCAGTGCCGCCCTGCCGTTCAGCTCGAACTACGGAGCGTCCGGTGCCGCCCGCGCCCCGGACATCAAGTTCAACCAGGAGCACTACTGGCTGGGCGGTGTGAACATCGGCCTGACGTACCGGTACTAA